From the genome of Phoenix dactylifera cultivar Barhee BC4 unplaced genomic scaffold, palm_55x_up_171113_PBpolish2nd_filt_p 000801F, whole genome shotgun sequence, one region includes:
- the LOC120107232 gene encoding uncharacterized protein LOC120107232, with amino-acid sequence MQQQVQQQLLQQQAQLAQTQPQQGRGEQCEQRSSIAEFKRLAPPAFKGTTEPLEADNWLIEMEKAFAVLRCQDDEKILFASYMMQGEAFNWWRMLEHKYEQDREPLTWEKFRGAFYDKYFPRSVRMQKEQEFIHLKQRNMTVAEYEAKFTELAKFVPKLVEDELDRVHKFEMGLKTESRK; translated from the coding sequence ATGCAACAGCAAGTGCAACAGCAGTTGCTCCAACAACAAGCACAGTTGGCCCAGACACAACCACAGCAAGGAAGAGGGGAACAATGTGAACAACGTAGCAGTATAGCTGAATTTAAGAGGCTGGCTCCTCCAGCTTTCAAGGGGACTACAGAACCGTTGGAAGCAGACAATTGGCTTATAGAGATGGAAAAAGCATTTGCTGTCTTGAGATGCCAGGATGATGAAAAGATTTTGTTTGCATCGTACATGATGCAAGGTGAGGCATTCAACTGGTGGCGGATGTTGGAACATAAATATGAGCAGGATAGGGAGCCACTCACTTGGGAAAAATTTCGAGGAGCATTTTATGATAAGTATTTTCCTCGGAGTGTAAGGATGCAAAAAGAGCAGGAGTTTATTCATCTAAAGCAAAGGAATATGACTGTTGCAGAATACGAAGCTAAATTTACCGAGCTAGCCAAATTTGTTCCAAAGTTAGTCGAGGATGAGCTAGATCGAGTGCATAAATTTGAGATGGGACTAAAGACTGAAAGTAGAAAATAA
- the LOC120107233 gene encoding E3 ubiquitin ligase PQT3-like, with product MKYPEESEWDEFGNDLYAIPEVLPAQSSSSVVDVSPANKVDEDSKIKALIDTPALDWNHQTQEGYGAGRGFGRGMGGRMMAGRGFGRGGLERRTPPAGYVCHRCKVPGNFIQHCPTNGDPSYDVKRVRPPTGIPKSMLMATPDGSYALPGGAVAVLKPNEDLSDLGIVGMNQGHGYLTR from the exons ATGAAATAT CCTGAAGAATCTGAATGGGATGAGTTTGGTAATGATTTGTATGCTATTCCAGAAGTCCTTCCTGCTCAGTCAAGCAGTTCAGTGGTAGATGTTTCTCCTGCAAATAAGGTTGATGAGGATAGCAAGATTAAGGCTTTAATTGACACACCTGCCCTTGACTGGAATCA TCAAACACAAGAAGGTTATGGTGCTGGAAGAGGCTTTGGTAGGGGAATGGGTGGGAGGATGATGGCTGGTCGTGGTTTTG GCCGAGGTGGGCTGGAGCGAAGGACACCTCCAGCAGGCTATGTTTGTCATAGATGCAAAGTGCCAG GTAATTTTATCCAGCACTGCCCCACAAATGGTGATCCAAGTTATGATGTTAAAAGGGTGAGACCCCCAACTGGCATTCCTAAATCAATGTTAATGGCAACTCCTGATGGTTCCTATGCATTGCCTGGTGGTGCTGTTGCTGTTCTTAAGCCAAATGA GGATCTGTCCGATTTAGGCATCGTGGGTATGAACCAGGGGCATGGATATTTGACCAGGTAA